A segment of the Sphingobacterium oryzagri genome:
AGGAGCTGGAAAAACATCAACTTATTAAAAGAACTGTGCTAAGTGAATATCCAGTAAAGATTATTTACACTCACGAGCCTTATGCGGATACCTTGACACCTATAATTTATGCAATGAAAGATTGGGGAATAAACCATCGCAAAAAAGTGATTGGCACTTAGATAGAATAATTCAATAAACACCTCATAATTCCATAAGTTATTGGATGTAAAACTAGAACAATATGTTATTCGAAGTCTCTTATTCTGCCTGTGCCTGAATTTCGCTTTTTTCAGACATTTTCCTAACTTGGTCAAACCTGTAAATTCGTTCAAAAGATTGATGTAGCGGTGAATTCCTTCGTTTTGTGAGACAGAAATGAAATGTCTTTGTTTATTTTGATTGGACTACCATAGAGCCAATAAAGCCTTACAACATGAAATTCCGCATTTTAATGATCACAAATTTACTTTGCCCCATTCATAGATATCATCAATTATAGGCTTCGACATCTTTCCTTTTTCTGTTAAGGTATATTCTACAGTTGGAGGAACCGTAGCATAAACTTTTCTAGAAACAATATCAAAGCTGGCCAATGTTTTTAACTCTTTGATAAGCATTCTGGTATTTATATGTGGGATGGATTTTTCTAGCTGACTAAACCTATGAGTGCCTGAGAATAAGATATACACAATTGACATCGACCATTTGCCGCCAATAATTTTCAAGATTTCTTGTAAAACACATGCATTATCAGATGTGACGGTATTTTTACTTTCCATAAATTGTTGAATTACAGTTAAGTGTACAAATGTGTAAGTACTATACATAATTGTACCTACTTGCAAAAGTACTGTAATGAATGTTAATTTGAAACATTAAACTGAAAACATTTGACGATGAAAAAATCACTATCAAACAAGGTTGCGCTAGTAACCGGTGGTACCAAAGGAATTGGACGTGCAATTGCAGATAAGCTGTCTCGAGAAGGTATTGATGTAATAATTACAGCTCGCTCAGAACCTCAAGACAATGATCTTAACCATTATTTTATCAAAGCTGACCACTCAAAAGCGGATGTTGGACAAATTATTCTTAAGGAAATTCAAGAGAATTTTGGTAAAATAGACATTATAGTAAATAATGCGGGGGCCAACCTCACACCCGGCGGTGGGTTCAATTTCATTAATGATGAGGATTGGGAAAATGAAATACAACTAAACTTAATGTCAGCCGTGAGAGTCAACAAAGCTCTAATACCCCTCATGTTAAAACAAAAAAAAGGGATAATAGTGAATATTTCCATGAATCCCGCTATACAACCTATCTGGGAAATGACAATGGCATATTCTGCATCTAAGGCAGCGCTTAATTCATACAGCAAATCATTGGCTTCCGAATTGGGACCTTCAGGTATTAGAGTAAATACTGTTTCTCCAGGATTAGTTAAAACACCTCAAATGCAATCATACGTCGATTCAATAAGTAAGGATTCGGGCGTATCGCCTGAAGAAATCATTAAAAATATATTAGATAAACTTGGAAATGTACCATTAGGAAGACCCGCCGAACCTAGTGAAATCGCCGACTTAGTAAGTTTTCTTTGCTCGGATGAATCTACATACATTACTGGGTCAATCTATCAAATTGATGGAGGATCTCTAGCAGTAGTTTGATAGCAAAAAGAATGGCATAACCCTTCACAAATACGTACCTAGGATAATAATTGCTTAATTAGATAAAAACGCTTGAAGTTAGGAATCTCAAGCGTTTTTTATGCTGTATATATCTGTTCGTTTTGTGAGACAAATACTATTGATGAATATGTAGAGCCGTTGAGATATTTTATAAAATATTTAAATCCCTTCGTTTTGACCGTATTTATGAATATTTTACTATTAATGGCGGCAATAATCTAATTCGTCAGATGGTGATAAAGGGTAAGGCTTCACTCATGAAAAATCGGCCGGTAATTTCATTTATATATTCTCACATTGACCATTTAACAAGAGTGCGCTTTTTATTAAGCACGGAGTATTGTTATGTACAGCTTCGAGATTCTCAAACTATTACTGGAACTTGTAAACTTACTGGCGTATATATATCGATATCAATATCGGGTGTATCAATAGTTACTACTAGACTATAGCGAATGGTTTGTTCATAACGTTCTAATTTTTTTCTGTTTTTCCACCATCCACCTACCGGATAAATAGCAATCTTATTTCTCGTTGCAAGATCAGCTGCTGTACCTTTCCATATGTCTTTATGGATAGACCCCTTATTTCTGACCTGCGAGCCAAGAATCCAATGGTCATTCCCTTCCGCAATATATTCTTCGTTCCTAGCAGCCTTGCTTACTCGAGCGGCAAATGCGTCTTCGCTTTCATTAGTATCTATCATTTTGAATCGAAGTCCGTGCGAACGATAGCTTGCCGCAAGTTCATACTGTCGGTTTCCAGGATTTGGTTCTACAAAGTAAGATAATGTCACTTTAAGCTGCACATCAATTGCGAGTAACTCTTGTAGCGCCTCAACCGGCCAAGGTAAATCAATCAAGTGATATTCATTAGTTTTGACGGTACCATTATCTAACTTATAAGGTTTTAAACTCCGCTCTATGATTAATGATAAGGAATTATTTGCGCTATAACGTGCCTTCGTCATATTTGGAACACCATACCCAACAGTAGCAATTAAATTCGACTTTTGTCGTGTCGTCAGCTCAGAAATTTGATGACCACCAAGCATTTCTGGAGTCCAATCAGCGGAATGCACTAAAAGTGCTCGAATAGTCTCTGGCCAATAATTAGAATAGGAATGATACAGCTCTGCAGCAAACTTGCTTGCTAATGCTGTTGAAGCACTAGTATCACCAAATGCTGTCAACCATGATCTACCAAGTCCCCCCTTCGACGTGGATAAAACAGCTAAGGAATCGTGATCAATCAGTTGTTCATCAAAAATACCATGATTCCCACCTTCCATTACGATATCTGGTTTTCTGGGCCACTCCTGTTGCCATGAAATTGATGTGGTATTGCATGGAGCCATTGCTCCTCTTTGAGCAAGTAAGACTGCTCCTGGGAATTGCTCTAAATCTAAATTATCCTTTAAGGTATATGCGCCTACGGTAATAGCATTGAAAGATTGTGCAGGATCTTCAATAGAACATGTGTCATTGATCAATGGAGTGTTTATACGTTGATCAATAGGAAGATTTCCTGAGGAAATAAACAGAAGACTATTTTCGTTCCGTACTTCAAGATTTCCAAAAACTTGCTGATCAATAGCTGCCGACCAAGAAGATGGTCGACCTAGATGTCCTACTTTTTCGCTGGTAACAGCCATGCAAATTATCCGCTTAAAGTTGGGGTTAATTATTTCTGCACGGGCAATAGCCTCCTGAGTTATAGCGCCATATAATTCTGGTATATTAGGCTGATTAGGTTCAATAATTTTTACACTCTCGAAGTTATGAAATATTTCGAATTGCTGGAATCCATCAAACGCATCAGTAAGGTCACCAAATAAAATTAGTCCTGCCATAGGAGTTCCATGTCCCTGCGGGTGCGTATCGCTTTTCGACCAATTAGGATTTACAGTATCTAGATGAGCTTCAGGCACAAAATCGGTAAGCAGTGGGTGGGCAATATTAACTCCAGTGTCTAATAGGCAAACTGAAACTTCTCCCATGAACTGAAAATTTTCTATCCGCCCGTTTAAGTCCTCAATCCAATCAGCTTGTTCGTGTTTTTCAAGATAGGTAAAAAAATCAGCGGTTTCCTTTGGCTTCCTTAATTCAGATAATTTATCCGTGTATAATATGGAATTTCCAAGCTGAGATGCACTTCCATAGGCTAAAATTACTAGGTGCTCGGGAAAAGACAAATGTTTCTTTTGTCCAAGTTGAATATTAGAGTTTTCTAAAAGTTCATAGGTTTCTTCTAATTGGGAATCAATATCGAGCAAAGGGTTTTTATAGATCCATATTTCCCACCATACTAGACTGTCTTCTTCGGGGAATGGAAGCTCAGGCTCTTGCCAGAAGCTTTTCAAGCTTGCACTCCTGATAGATTCTAAGTTAGCTATCAGGTTTTGATGCTTTGGATTTCCACCACGAGTATCCTCATTGATGTATTCTTCTACTTTCTTCAGAAATTTTGCAATTGCTTTGGGATTAAGGCATACAGTGGCCTCATAAACATCATCTTCTGCAACTTCTCCGGAAATTCTTTTGTAAGAGGCAAGACGATAGTTAAGTTTTGCATCCTCAAATTTATCAATATCTAATAAAAAACCTGGCGCTGATTTAAATACGATGTAGACAAATTCACTTTCGGGGGCTAGAACTTCGAAAATGCCTACGGCTTCATTAAATTCATTTTGTATTTTCTGTCCCTGGGCTTGGCGGTTAAGATTTATTCGGGGATTTACCTTACTCCTTCCGGTGGTAATAGCAGTGTAAGGCAGTTGTGCTGTTCTTTCATTTAGAATAATGTGGTCACGTACGAATTGAGGCATATTTTGGTTTAAAATGGTTTCCGTCGGTGGCTGATTGATTCACAAAAACTATCCTCGGAAATTTCATCCATCCCATATACCAAAACATCTTTTGCTAAATCTTCACAAATCCTAGATATATCTGAATAACTCAAGCCAATTGATTCTTTCGTAATTCGATCAAGATTAAAGTTTTCACACAAATTAAGCTCATTTAGCCTTTTTGAATATAACTCACGAATTTCAGGTGGCTCAGGTAATGTATAAACAATTATGTCATCGAAACGCCTAAAAAGTGCTGGATCCAAAAACTCAGGAAGGTTCGTAGCAGCTATTATCAAACTATTTGAGTCGTCTTTTTCAATTTGTAGGAGAAAGCTATTTAAGACTCTTTTTATTTCCCCTACCTCGTTTACGCTTGTTCGGGTGGTTCCAATGCTATCGAACTCATCAAAAAGATAAATCGCTCTAAATTTATGCATGGTATTAAAGATAAGTCTCAATTTAGCAATTGACTCACCCATATACTTGCTAATCAAACCATCTAATCTAATAATAAATAAGGGAATACCAAGTTCACTGGCCAGCGCGCTAGCCGACATAGTTTTACCTGATCCCGGAGGACCAGTAAACAACAACTTCTTTCTAGGTAAAAGATTATGATGCCTTAACAACTCGGTTTTGGCTTGCTCGTTTAATATTTTTGATAAACTCTTTCTTGTTTTTGAGGATAATATCATGTTGGATAACTTGACCTCCGGATGTACAAGCTCTAACAGATCATTAAGCTCTTTTTGAGTTCCTCCTTCGTATAGCGGCTTAACTATCCCAGTGACCTTGGATTTGCCAGCCTTAGCACTATCAATAAGTTTTTTTATTTCGTCTGCTAGGGCAAGATGTCCTTTTTTTGCTTCTGACGCAGCAATTTGCATAGCGGTAGCATAGAAACGCGTATCGTCACCGTTTCCATACGATTTAATTAAACTTTTAATTTGTTCTGCAGCAGCCATAGATTCTCCAGTATGCAAAATAAAAAAAAATATTTCAAAAACGGTCTTTTATCTTTTTTATTAATTGATCGTTTCATACTTTATATAACGAATAACCATCATCGGTTTTACATAAATTAGAATATATGTTCGTGTGCTTTTAAATACCTGTAACATGTTGCTCGGCTTATTTTCAAACTATCTGCTATGTCTTGCACAGAAGGGCTATTGCTTGCATCATACAAAGTTTTTACAGCTCTAATTTTTCTAATCGTTTCCTTACTATACCCAGCAGGTCTCCCTCCCTTTCGACCACGAGCTCTGGCCGAAGTCCAACCAGCCTTTGTTCTTTCAGATATAATTTCTCTTTCGAACTCAGCAAGCGAAGCAAATATATTAAATGTAAATCGACCTGTAGCTGTACTGGTGTTTATTCCATCTTATATACTGAGGAAGCTTACGTCTAGTTGCTGCATCTTATTGATTAGATCAATTAGATCCTTGAGGGATCTTCCAAGACGATCCAATTTCCACACGACAACAGTGTCACCCTTTCTTAACTTTTCGAAGAGTTTTGCGAGCTGAGGAGGTTCTTTTAATTTCCCTGAGATCTTCTCTTCAAATATGATTTCGCAACCGGCATTTTTCAACGCATCGATCTGCAGGTCTAAGTTCTGATCTTGGGTGCTAACCCTAGCATATCCTATTTTCATAAAAACGTTTAATGTGCTAATTTATGAAACATAGATTTGTGAAACAACATTTTGAGACAGTATATAATATCAAATAATGATCATTCACCAATCTATTATTTTTGTCGCATAAAACGACCGTTTTAATATCCTGGTACATTGCAGACCACAGACCTAGAGCCATGTTAATACATAATCGGCTCAGATTTATTGGAAATATGAGCCGATTAGAAAATTTAATCGGCTCATGAGTGTTTGAAATAGCTAAGATCTATTGCCGAAGGGAAAAATCTTACTAAAAACAACTAATGTAAGAGTCTTCTTCCCATTTTTAAATAAGAGGATTCGCTACAAGTTGAGCGAAACCAATTTTTACTATTACTTATTCAGTTTTTTATCCAGTTTTGCCATGTCATGCGCAACACGCGTATCTAGCAACTTGGCATAATGCTGTGTGGTCTTAATATCAGTGTGCCCTAGCATTTTGGAAACGGTCTCTATGGGCACATTGTTCGCCAAGGTTACCGTTGTTGCAAACGTATGCCTTGACAGATGAAAGGTGATTTCTTTATCAACTCCGCATAAATCAGCGATCTCCTTAAGGTAAGCGTTCATCTTTTGGTTGCTGAGCACCGGAAGAAGCAGATTTCTGGCTGCCGAAGGTGGATAATCCCGGTAACGATCTATGATCTGTAGCGGTGTTGCCAATAGCGGGATATTGGACGAAGTTTCGGTTTTCTCTCTGCTGGTGAGTATCCAAAGTTTTCCGTCCACGCCCTTGGCAACGTCCGAATGCCGGAGCTTCTGGACATCCGCATACGATAGTCCGGTATAACAGCAGAAAACGAATATATCGCGTACCTGCTCGAGTCTTGCAATTCCAAACACCTTGTTTTCGATACGCGCAAGCTCGTCCTTGGTGAGAAACTCCTTCGGTCTTGCCTTTGCCTTGTTCTTGTAAAATGCAAATGGATCGTTCTCGATCCAGCGATGGGCAATGCAGATCTTGGTGATCTTGCGAAAATGCTTGATATATTTTGCGGCCGACACTTCTGAGCAACCCAAGCGAGAGCGCAGAAAGAATGCATAACCAGCAACAAAGGCGTGGTCGATATTGCGCACTTCGATGTCATCCAGAGAAAGCTCTTGTTTTAAATAGACGCTGATGTGACTGAAGGATGTTGTGTATCCTTTTAAGGTGTTTGGTTTAAATCCATTACCGATCAGCGATTTCATCTGCGCATTATGCTCAGAAAAAACGTCAAGTAACATTTTTTGCGGAATATCGCGGCCAAGAAATTTGAGCTTTATCGCCTCAGCAGTGACTTTGGTTCGATTCCTAACCATCGTGTGGTGGATCTCCAAAACCTTTTGCATGACCGTTTCCACATAAGCGTTCAGTGTTCGCGCCTCTTCTCTTGTCCCTTTGGCTCGGTAGGCTGATGAGTTCCATCTAGAAGGCTCGATGTCTCGGCCGATAGAGATGTCTCGCTGCTCTTTGTCTACGGTGATGCGCATGTAAATTGGGCGCGGTTGCCCCTTGTCATTTTTTGGCTTTTTCAGGAAAAAGCTCAAGGAATAATTTGTACTCATGATACAATCATTAAAAGTTAAACAAAATTAGCCCTGCAGCCAAAACCAGTCAAGATGTTTAAATTCTCAACATGTTTATTGTCAGTAATTTAAACCCGTCTCATCGCGTCACTGTTTCCCGTAAGGTGACGCCACGATTGACGCCCTCGTTTTATGGGAATTTTTGAAAAAACCGATATGCCGTAAAAAACAAAAAGCCTGCAAACGTTGTGTTTGCAGGCTTTTGTATGTTTTGACTTTGATTTCTGTAGCCCGTAGGGGAATCGAACCCCTGTTTCAAGAATGAAAATCTTGCGTCCTAACCCCTAGACGAACGGGCCTTTTTGTGTTTCGGTGTGCAAATATAGAAAGGATTATTAATTATCCAAAATATTTTCAAAAAAAAGTTTTTATAAAAAAAATGCGGTATTTTTAAAAAGCATAAACAACTGAACACACAACACATGAAACTAAAAAATGGAATAGCCAGCTGGATAGCTTCCGCTTGTATGGTAGCCACATGTTTGCCGGTAGCCGCACAAGTAAATAGCTCGCCAGTAACGTTGCACTGGAAAAAAGCAGCATCGTATAACGGAAAAGACAATCTGGCGCTAGCGCTGGTGCTAAAAAATACAGGATCTAACGCTTTCGATTTACAAGCCAAAGATCTATGGTTTAACGCGATCTTTCCCGTTGAAGAGCGCAAAGCCGATGGGTACGAAATTTCCAATGAAAACGGTAACCTATTCCGTATCCGCTTCGAAGAAGGGACAAACATCGCCGCCAACGATTCATTGGTCATCTATTACAGCTCCAAATATCCCATTTTAAACACCTCCAACATTCCCAATGGATTTTATTTTCAGGACAGAGCAAATACAGGCAGTGTGCAGCCGTTATCCCTACAGGCAACAGCACTGACGCTAAATGACACAGATCAAAGCGCTTATTGGGCAACCTTGTACGACAAAAACGAAAGCCGCCAGCGCTCAAATGACGTTAAAGCTATTTTGCCTACGCCGATGTCTGTAAAAACAGGGTCGGGATATTTGACGATAAGCCAAAAGCTGTCTTACTGGGTAGACCCTGCCTTTCGCGCAGAAGCTGCAAACCTCGTTGATTTTTCGCGAGACTTTAGTCAACTTGCATTCGAAGGTGCGGATGAAAAGGATGCGTTAGTGAAAATACGCAAAGTAACGGGTCTTGGAAAGGAAGCCTATGCATTGCGCATCACAGCGGATGGTATTACAATCGAAGCAAGCGAAGATGCAGGTATATTTTATGCGGTGCAATCGCTGCGCTCCCTCATAAAACCGGCAGCATTTAAAGGTGGTACATTACGCCTGCCGGTGCTGGATATCAAAGATGAGCCGCGTTTTGCCTATAGAGGCTTTATGCTCGACATTTCGAGAAATTTTAAAGATAAAGCGACTATCCTGAAATACATTGACTTGTTATCACGCTACAAGCTAAATACCTTTCACTTTCATTTTATAGATGATGAAGGCTGGCGTATCGAGATCGCGGCATTGCCTGAACTGACCGCCGTGGGCGCCAACCGCGGACCG
Coding sequences within it:
- a CDS encoding site-specific integrase; this encodes MSTNYSLSFFLKKPKNDKGQPRPIYMRITVDKEQRDISIGRDIEPSRWNSSAYRAKGTREEARTLNAYVETVMQKVLEIHHTMVRNRTKVTAEAIKLKFLGRDIPQKMLLDVFSEHNAQMKSLIGNGFKPNTLKGYTTSFSHISVYLKQELSLDDIEVRNIDHAFVAGYAFFLRSRLGCSEVSAAKYIKHFRKITKICIAHRWIENDPFAFYKNKAKARPKEFLTKDELARIENKVFGIARLEQVRDIFVFCCYTGLSYADVQKLRHSDVAKGVDGKLWILTSREKTETSSNIPLLATPLQIIDRYRDYPPSAARNLLLPVLSNQKMNAYLKEIADLCGVDKEITFHLSRHTFATTVTLANNVPIETVSKMLGHTDIKTTQHYAKLLDTRVAHDMAKLDKKLNK
- a CDS encoding helix-turn-helix domain-containing protein; the encoded protein is MYDASNSPSVQDIADSLKISRATCYRYLKAHEHIF
- a CDS encoding AAA family ATPase; the protein is MAAAEQIKSLIKSYGNGDDTRFYATAMQIAASEAKKGHLALADEIKKLIDSAKAGKSKVTGIVKPLYEGGTQKELNDLLELVHPEVKLSNMILSSKTRKSLSKILNEQAKTELLRHHNLLPRKKLLFTGPPGSGKTMSASALASELGIPLFIIRLDGLISKYMGESIAKLRLIFNTMHKFRAIYLFDEFDSIGTTRTSVNEVGEIKRVLNSFLLQIEKDDSNSLIIAATNLPEFLDPALFRRFDDIIVYTLPEPPEIRELYSKRLNELNLCENFNLDRITKESIGLSYSDISRICEDLAKDVLVYGMDEISEDSFCESISHRRKPF
- a CDS encoding SDR family oxidoreductase, whose translation is MKKSLSNKVALVTGGTKGIGRAIADKLSREGIDVIITARSEPQDNDLNHYFIKADHSKADVGQIILKEIQENFGKIDIIVNNAGANLTPGGGFNFINDEDWENEIQLNLMSAVRVNKALIPLMLKQKKGIIVNISMNPAIQPIWEMTMAYSASKAALNSYSKSLASELGPSGIRVNTVSPGLVKTPQMQSYVDSISKDSGVSPEEIIKNILDKLGNVPLGRPAEPSEIADLVSFLCSDESTYITGSIYQIDGGSLAVV
- a CDS encoding winged helix-turn-helix transcriptional regulator: MESKNTVTSDNACVLQEILKIIGGKWSMSIVYILFSGTHRFSQLEKSIPHINTRMLIKELKTLASFDIVSRKVYATVPPTVEYTLTEKGKMSKPIIDDIYEWGKVNL
- a CDS encoding S8 family peptidase — translated: MPQFVRDHIILNERTAQLPYTAITTGRSKVNPRINLNRQAQGQKIQNEFNEAVGIFEVLAPESEFVYIVFKSAPGFLLDIDKFEDAKLNYRLASYKRISGEVAEDDVYEATVCLNPKAIAKFLKKVEEYINEDTRGGNPKHQNLIANLESIRSASLKSFWQEPELPFPEEDSLVWWEIWIYKNPLLDIDSQLEETYELLENSNIQLGQKKHLSFPEHLVILAYGSASQLGNSILYTDKLSELRKPKETADFFTYLEKHEQADWIEDLNGRIENFQFMGEVSVCLLDTGVNIAHPLLTDFVPEAHLDTVNPNWSKSDTHPQGHGTPMAGLILFGDLTDAFDGFQQFEIFHNFESVKIIEPNQPNIPELYGAITQEAIARAEIINPNFKRIICMAVTSEKVGHLGRPSSWSAAIDQQVFGNLEVRNENSLLFISSGNLPIDQRINTPLINDTCSIEDPAQSFNAITVGAYTLKDNLDLEQFPGAVLLAQRGAMAPCNTTSISWQQEWPRKPDIVMEGGNHGIFDEQLIDHDSLAVLSTSKGGLGRSWLTAFGDTSASTALASKFAAELYHSYSNYWPETIRALLVHSADWTPEMLGGHQISELTTRQKSNLIATVGYGVPNMTKARYSANNSLSLIIERSLKPYKLDNGTVKTNEYHLIDLPWPVEALQELLAIDVQLKVTLSYFVEPNPGNRQYELAASYRSHGLRFKMIDTNESEDAFAARVSKAARNEEYIAEGNDHWILGSQVRNKGSIHKDIWKGTAADLATRNKIAIYPVGGWWKNRKKLERYEQTIRYSLVVTIDTPDIDIDIYTPVSLQVPVIV